The sequence TACAGGCATGTCTTCATTTGTGACAATGAAAGTTTTATTTTTTAAAACTGATAAACGTCATATGGAATAATCTGGGTACTATGAATGATTTAGGGTAAAAAGTTTGAGTTTTTATGAATAGGTCCTGGATATTCAAAAAGAATAATTGACATATAGCGAGAAATATAATATAATTTTACTAAATCACAATTTACTAATTTATGTTTTAGTAAAATAAGGAGAAGCATATGTTTGTTGGTAGAAAACAAGAGTTAAAGAAATTGAACCAAATGTATGAAAGTAATAAATTTGAATTAGCTGTGCTTTATGGAAGACGACGTGTTGGCAAAACTACCCTTGTTAATGAATTTTGTAAAAATAAAAGGGCTATTTATTTTGTGGCTGTTGAGTCCACTGAAAAAGAAAATCTTAAAAATTTGTCAAGGGCTATCTTTGATATAACTATGCCAAACGTAGATATGCCTGTTTTTGATAACTTTGATAAGCTATTTGATTATATTTATACCGTTGCAAAAAATGAAAGAATAATTCTGGTAATTGATGAGTACCCTTATTTGGCTCAGTCATCTCCTGCTGTTTCTTCAATTTTGCAGTCGCATATTGACAGAAAGTTGAAGGACAGCAAATTATTTTTAATTTTATGTGGTTCATCTATGAGCTTTATGGAATACCAGGTATTAGGTTATAAAAGTCCATTATACGGAAGGCGTACGGCACAATTTAAGATAAGACCGTTCACATATATTGAGTCTACCGAAATGCTGCATGGTTTTTCGAACGAAGACAAAGCGATTTTATACGGAGTTACAGGAGGTGTTCCTGAATATTTATCAAGAATTAATAATAATTTAAGTGTAAAAGAAAATATTGTAGAGCTATTTTTAAATTCGTCCGGCAGGCTCTTTGAAGAACCATCAAATCTTTTAAAGCAGGAGCTTAGAGACCCATATACTTATAACGCAATTATAAGTGCTATTGCCGGTGGTGCGAGCAGGCTCAATGAGATTGCGGTTAAGGTGGGGATTGAAACCAGTGCGTGCAGTAGTTACTTAACTTCATTAATTGCCTTAGGTTTAGTCAAAAAGGAAATACCAATTACTGAAGATTTAAGCAGGAAAACCATATATCTATTAGAAGACCAAATGTTTCGTTTTTGGTATAGTTTTGTATTGCCAAATATGAATAGTATTGTTTCCGGTTACGGTGACAAAATTTACGATATAAAAATTAAACCACTGATAAGTAGCTATATGGGTGCTGTTTTTGAACAAATTTGTAAAGAGTATTTAATATCCCAATTGGGAGAGAATAGTTTACCGTTTTTCTTTACTAAGATTGGCAGATGGTGGGGTAACAATAAAAAGCTAATGCGGGAGGAAGAAATTGATATACTTGCCTACGATGGCGATAAAGCATTATTTGGCGAATGCAAGTGGGTAAATGCTCTTGTTGATATTGATGTCTTGGATGACCTAATCGGTCAAAGCAAACTGTTTCACTTCAAAAGCAATTATTTTTACTTATTTGCTAAAATCGGGTTTACGGATAGGTGCATCAAAACAGCAAATGAAAATAACAATGTGAGGCTTATCACCTTTGATGAGATGCACAAATAATGCTGCAATAAATAATACTGCAATAAAAAAGGTCTTAAAAATTCACTTCACGGCCAATTAAATTCGCTTTACTTATAACTTATACTTTTTATCTTTGCAACCATTTGTTTTACTTCCGTTTTAATCTCACCGGTAAGGTAAAGGCTTGCTCCATAAACTGCCATACCTGCCGGCACGAGGATAAATAACATTGGAATACTTACAGGTACTACTCTTGTTATTACATATAAAACAAGGCCCATTAATGCTGCAGAGCCGAATATCCTTACGTAGTTGCCGGAGGACAAGTGCCACTTAAGAATCTTCCTGCCGCCAAAGAAGGATAGGAGAAAATACAGAAAATAAGCCAGTGCAGTGTTTACTGCGGCTACTTTGTATCCCAATGGCCGTATTAATAAAAGGTTTAATGCTATATTAAAGAGGCAGCATAGCAAGCTATTCCTGAATATTACTCCTGTACTGGATGTAAGTTCCCATGCCTTGTTATTATACTCTGTAAGGCCCAGAAAAAACATACCAATAGATACCCAGATTATAACGCTGCTGCCAACGACATATAATGGATCCAGTATCCTGGAGATTATTGAAGATAAAACGCTAATACCTATAACGGCCGGGACAGTAATCAAAAGGAAAAAACGCACAGCACATGACAAAAGTTCTTCGGCTCTGTCTTTTTCATTCTGTTTCCATGTTTTTAAAATATTAGGATAAACCCCCCTCATAATAGCCAGCAACAGCATACTGAAAACAGAGGAAGCTATCGAATAATTGGCTACATAAATACCCACATCAGATGATCCTGAAAGTAACTTTATTATATACCTGTCAGCGTTGTTTAGAAGGCTTAGAGAAAGACTTACACCAACAAGGGGGATACCATATTTTATAAACTGTTTCATTATGTTCCGAGAAAATTGTGAGAAGTTGATATATTGGTATATCTTAAGCCGAAAAATGATTACTACAGCTACTGCCGAGTCTACAAGAATAATACTTATAACGGCACTATATATGCCAATATTAAAAAATTTGACAAACAGGGTGGTAACTAATAGCTTAAACACTGCCGACAAAACCGACAACATCAGGTTTAACCTGATTACTCTTGCCGCACTTAACATAGCAAAAAGGACCTGAGTAATACTATATGTAAGGAACATAAATATGCTTAACAATATAAGATATGTAATACCGACATAAAAATATTCTTTTATAAAAAACAATATAATAAGGCTTACGGCAACAACAGAGACAGAAATTGCTGCCCAGGCCACAAATACAGTTGAGTAAAATGCTTTAATATTCTTTTCTCCTGAAAAATTATTAATATATCTGTAGGCAGACTGAAAAAGCCAGCCTAACAGGAATAAAGCCGTTATATTTACTGTAACAACTGCCAGGTTATAGTTACCATATTCTTCTGGTTTAAAAAAGTTTGTGTAGAGAGAAAGAGTTATAATCCCTACTATTCCTTCTATTGCTTTAGCAGGAAGGTATAAAAAAGTATCTTTTGTCATATTGCTTTTAACTTCGCTGTTTTTTATACTGTTTTCCATATAATCCGACAATCCCTTTCTATAAATGACCTTTCTAATAAATTAATTATATAAATCATTTATTCATATTGGAAATCTTATATATTATATCCACAAGTTCTCGGGGAGTATGGGCGATGAAATCCGGTTCCCCTTTTATCAGAAGCTCCTCCGAGTCAAAACCCCAGGTTACAGACACTATCTTTATCTTGGATTTTTTACAGGCTTTAATATCCCTGTGTTCATCACCGATATAAACTGCCTCATGCTTTTTTATTCCAAGTTTTTTAATTAATTTATTAATGGCTCTGTGTTTATCAAAAAGACCCTTTGACGAGAAAATTTCATCAAAAATATCTAAATTTTTATCTTTAAAGAAACGTTCAATATTGGCTATAGAATTAGACGAAATAATAGCAAGCTTAAAACCGGCTTGTTTAAGCTCTTTAACTCCATCTTCTATACCCTCTATCCAGTTTAGTTCATGAATATGATTTTTTATTTCTTCCTGCATCCTTATGTTCATGGCCGGCAACCGATATAGGGGTATACCTAGTTTTTTGCACCTTTCTTTTATGGGCATAGTTGAAAACAACCTGAGCTCATCAATGCTTAGTTTTGGC comes from Bacillota bacterium and encodes:
- a CDS encoding ATP-binding protein → MFVGRKQELKKLNQMYESNKFELAVLYGRRRVGKTTLVNEFCKNKRAIYFVAVESTEKENLKNLSRAIFDITMPNVDMPVFDNFDKLFDYIYTVAKNERIILVIDEYPYLAQSSPAVSSILQSHIDRKLKDSKLFLILCGSSMSFMEYQVLGYKSPLYGRRTAQFKIRPFTYIESTEMLHGFSNEDKAILYGVTGGVPEYLSRINNNLSVKENIVELFLNSSGRLFEEPSNLLKQELRDPYTYNAIISAIAGGASRLNEIAVKVGIETSACSSYLTSLIALGLVKKEIPITEDLSRKTIYLLEDQMFRFWYSFVLPNMNSIVSGYGDKIYDIKIKPLISSYMGAVFEQICKEYLISQLGENSLPFFFTKIGRWWGNNKKLMREEEIDILAYDGDKALFGECKWVNALVDIDVLDDLIGQSKLFHFKSNYFYLFAKIGFTDRCIKTANENNNVRLITFDEMHK
- a CDS encoding polysaccharide biosynthesis C-terminal domain-containing protein — its product is MENSIKNSEVKSNMTKDTFLYLPAKAIEGIVGIITLSLYTNFFKPEEYGNYNLAVVTVNITALFLLGWLFQSAYRYINNFSGEKNIKAFYSTVFVAWAAISVSVVAVSLIILFFIKEYFYVGITYLILLSIFMFLTYSITQVLFAMLSAARVIRLNLMLSVLSAVFKLLVTTLFVKFFNIGIYSAVISIILVDSAVAVVIIFRLKIYQYINFSQFSRNIMKQFIKYGIPLVGVSLSLSLLNNADRYIIKLLSGSSDVGIYVANYSIASSVFSMLLLAIMRGVYPNILKTWKQNEKDRAEELLSCAVRFFLLITVPAVIGISVLSSIISRILDPLYVVGSSVIIWVSIGMFFLGLTEYNNKAWELTSSTGVIFRNSLLCCLFNIALNLLLIRPLGYKVAAVNTALAYFLYFLLSFFGGRKILKWHLSSGNYVRIFGSAALMGLVLYVITRVVPVSIPMLFILVPAGMAVYGASLYLTGEIKTEVKQMVAKIKSISYK
- a CDS encoding HAD-IA family hydrolase → MIKYLIFDFDGTVVDSASLYIRLASNIAGEFGLPKLSIDELRLFSTMPIKERCKKLGIPLYRLPAMNIRMQEEIKNHIHELNWIEGIEDGVKELKQAGFKLAIISSNSIANIERFFKDKNLDIFDEIFSSKGLFDKHRAINKLIKKLGIKKHEAVYIGDEHRDIKACKKSKIKIVSVTWGFDSEELLIKGEPDFIAHTPRELVDIIYKISNMNK